From the genome of Edaphobacter dinghuensis, one region includes:
- the guaA gene encoding glutamine-hydrolyzing GMP synthase, with product MDTSTIVILDFGSQYTQLIARRIREFNVFSVVLPCTASLEKVRELNPKGVILSGGPCSVYDAQAPAADPAVLAMGVPVLGICYGLQFVVHHLGGKVQPAAAREYGHAEVSVIAETPLFRGLPQSLDVWMSHGDHAEQLPEGFSLTAKTANAVAGIADEARRIWAVQFHPEVAHTRQGMALLKNFCLDICGAKQDWTPEHFIQATVARVKAQVGDGHAICGLSGGVDSSVAAVLVAKAIGDRLTCIFVNNGVLRKDEFAKVQKTMREQLGLNVVAVDAGERFLSKLAGVTDPEKKRKVIGNEFIAVFDDEAKKIFEAEKSAGEEVAWLVQGTLYPDVIESSSVHGPSHTIKSHHNVGGLPENMKLKLIEPLRDLFKDEVRRIGRDLGMPEDILERQPFPGPGLAVRILGEVTADRVALLQEADEIVVSEIKAAGLYRKVWQSFAVLLPVKSVGVMGDQRTYAYTCAIRAVESEDGMTADWAALPYEVLRTISSRIVSEIRGINRVVYDITSKPPGTIEWE from the coding sequence GTGGACACTTCAACGATAGTCATTCTGGATTTTGGGTCGCAGTACACGCAGCTCATCGCGCGGCGTATTCGCGAGTTCAACGTTTTCTCCGTGGTGCTGCCCTGTACCGCCTCGCTGGAAAAGGTGCGCGAGCTGAACCCGAAGGGCGTGATCCTCTCGGGTGGCCCTTGCTCGGTCTACGATGCTCAGGCTCCGGCGGCGGACCCGGCGGTGCTGGCGATGGGCGTGCCAGTGCTGGGCATCTGCTATGGATTGCAGTTCGTCGTGCATCATCTGGGCGGCAAGGTACAACCGGCAGCGGCGCGGGAGTACGGCCACGCAGAGGTATCGGTTATTGCGGAGACGCCGCTGTTCCGTGGGTTGCCACAATCGCTTGATGTCTGGATGTCGCACGGAGACCATGCCGAGCAATTGCCGGAGGGCTTCTCTCTGACGGCGAAGACGGCCAATGCTGTTGCCGGAATCGCCGACGAGGCGCGGCGAATCTGGGCTGTGCAGTTTCATCCCGAGGTCGCGCATACGCGGCAGGGAATGGCGCTGCTGAAGAACTTCTGCCTCGATATCTGCGGAGCGAAACAGGACTGGACGCCGGAGCATTTTATTCAGGCTACGGTCGCTCGGGTGAAGGCCCAGGTCGGCGATGGCCATGCCATCTGCGGATTGAGCGGAGGCGTTGACTCGTCGGTCGCCGCAGTTCTGGTGGCGAAGGCGATAGGCGACCGGTTGACCTGCATCTTCGTAAATAACGGCGTGCTGCGCAAAGACGAGTTCGCCAAGGTGCAGAAGACGATGCGCGAGCAGCTTGGGCTGAACGTCGTTGCTGTTGATGCAGGCGAGCGCTTCCTGTCGAAGCTGGCTGGCGTGACCGATCCCGAGAAGAAGCGAAAGGTGATCGGCAACGAGTTTATCGCCGTCTTTGATGATGAAGCGAAGAAGATCTTCGAGGCGGAAAAAAGCGCTGGCGAAGAAGTCGCGTGGCTGGTGCAGGGAACGCTCTATCCCGACGTCATCGAATCTTCGAGCGTGCATGGACCTTCGCACACGATCAAGAGCCATCACAACGTCGGCGGCTTGCCGGAGAACATGAAACTGAAGCTGATTGAGCCGCTGCGTGATCTCTTCAAAGACGAAGTTCGGCGCATCGGCCGCGATCTGGGCATGCCCGAGGATATTCTCGAACGGCAGCCTTTTCCGGGGCCGGGACTTGCAGTCAGAATTCTCGGCGAGGTCACTGCCGATCGTGTCGCCTTGTTGCAGGAGGCGGACGAGATTGTTGTCTCCGAGATCAAGGCCGCTGGACTTTATCGCAAGGTTTGGCAGTCGTTTGCGGTGCTGTTACCGGTCAAGAGCGTCGGCGTGATGGGCGACCAGCGCACCTATGCTTACACCTGCGCGATTCGTGCGGTGGAGTCCGAGGATGGCATGACCGCTGACTGGGCTGCTCTGCCTTACGAGGTGCTGCGGACGATCTCGAGCCGCATCGTGAGCGAGATTCGCGGCATCAACCGCGTGGTTTACGACATTACATCGAAACCGCCGGGAACGATTGAGTGGGAATAA